tattagtTCTAAAgtctgtaaagtttcaatttccaattatatcccttgtaaatttttttaattgctcacttttctttttaaatttaatatatatgttggatataaaaggtatttgacaaatttaaaataaaataaatatttatttgttaaacgAATTAAACgagttgtgttaagtgggtcatttcgggttgacacaaataaattggcgtgtcaaacgtgtctattgcgggttacgcgggttgacccgcttatgacacgtttcttattATGTCACTTTCGGGTCGACCTGTTtataacccaaacccattaaggcctaaccctaacccgaaaaaacccgtgtcgggttcgtgtcgtgttcgcgggttgggtcgaacattgacacccctaagtATTAAGATCATGGGCAATAGCTGACTCTGTTAGcaatagattttcttttatcCATGTTACAAAATTATCACTATTGACAATATCATAAACATGCTTTGTTAGTATATGTGTCGGCTTATTGCCTTACGCCTAACATGAGACACTTGAGCTAGTTGAAAATCTTAAAACTTAAGAGATACCTTAGCCAAGATATTCGAGATAATCATAAGTGGTGTACATAACCCCAAAAGAGCATCAGATACAATCTTGGAGTCACATTCAAAGATCACTTCCTTTATACCCACATCCCAAGTAAACGAAACCCCAACCTCCATAGCTTTTGCTTCAATTTCCAAAGGTCCTAGCGGCGTGAATTTGTTTGCTTAAAGCTGGTATTACCTCTCTTTCATGGTCTCGGATCACAACACCCACCCCAGTTTGGCAAGATTGACTAAAAACCGCCTCATCCACATTCACCTTCTTCTTACTCATttacaaaaacatttttttatcttaataaaataagatatatataaatatatactgcAAATATTATCTATAATTGAGcggtcatatatatatagtatagactTTTGAAGGTacatatttttagattttctataGATAGGCACAAAAATATAAGCTTGATAGAAATCAAAAGCTTTGAGCTTTTGACATTGCTATAAGTTTAGAAACCATGAATTTAGTTGTGACggatttaaatatttttttggaagttgtTCGTCTTGAGATTGGAGGCTGATATCACGTGAGAGTTTTTCTATTAGCTAAATTTAACAATATTGTTTGCTAAAGAGTTTGCAATTTTTGACTCTTTCTTCTGTCCTATTAGACCATGAGGTTGTGAAATCAAGATCcagtaaaaatatataacttacaaaaaataaaatagaaataacaATCTAAGCTGTGAAAACTAATTCAttctcactttttcaatttGAGAATGAATAAGTTTTCACAGCTTAGAGCTTTTAACGTTTCAATTTGAggctcacttttcttttttgggttaagtGTTAATagtcaatttcaattttttttttccaacttgtTAAAATGTGAGAATTGATATCTTTAGTAACGGCTAAGAATATGTGTTATCAGAATTATAAATCTAGCTCAAGACCACAACATAGACAGAAAAATGGCCCCAACTGGGCAGCTGGAGGACCTGGAATGCAAGCTATTTTCCTTGAGTCAGGAAGAAGATCATGCGGTACTGGAGTTTTCCTTCCACAAAGGGTAGAGACCAATTTCCAATCAAAAAAGAAGCCAGGTACAATATTGAACCTATATTGAATTTCAAGGTGTATGTTTGTGTTGAATATGAACACCCACCTTGGTGACACTCTTGCATTCATTCTCCAGGGTTTGgggaggaatttttttttttaaactttattttgattttatatttttatatatattttaaagattttgatagttgttatttattttgaaaacttaaaatataaataaataaagtatttcaattaatattaattgattaattaattgtcaTATTTCTATCATGTCttgtcttaatttttaaataattatcatATTGTTGAATCTTGTGTCATATTATGTCTGTGTTCATACTTCTCAATGTATATGTGCCTGCAAGCAACAATGTAGCCATGTTTGTTGTCAAATACTACTTTGACTAGAAGATCATTTATCAATAATTGATCATAATTAAATTAAGGATTAAAATTAGTCTTACacttaatatttatatttagttcTTGTCAAACACTTGGACTCATGAATCATGATGTGTTTATCTTCTATGAAAAGTATTTTATACAGTAAATATATATTGCACTTCAGTCACATAAACGTGAAACTTGTAGATTCTAAATACATGTGAGCATATAATGTTACACTACATAggatataatttaattataagtTCATGCAACACTTCTTTCACCTATATGTAGTACTCGAATTGCCATATACATGTAAGATTTGAGTTACATATATCCATTACATAAAGATATAACCTTGGGCTTATTACTATGCAGCTTGCTCTCCGGTTCTCCTTCCTTCTCGAGTGGTTCAAGCTCTGAACCTCAATGTGCATGCATTAGGCTTGCAAATATCACCTCGACAAGGTTTTGCTTCTAATCATTGGGATCTTTATTTTTAAGCAGCTttcttagttgtgtttgatctaTCACTAACAGAGAAGACTGTATTTTTCAGATGCCAAAAGTGGTACCAAAGATAGAGATTGCAATTCAGACATAAATAAGAATGgcaaggacttacaagcacaaTGTTGCGTTTTgtcccaaaatcaaaattcttcACCAGAGATATTTCTTCCAAAGGAATGGACATACTAGCTCTGAGTGGACCAACTGGTTATGTTGTACCTAAAAATTCATAAAGCTAAAGCTAGGCAGAAAACTCTTGTTTTACTTATGTGCTGTTCATTGTACGTATCATGTAAGTTGTAACgcaataaattaataataatagaaataatagCAGCGCAAGATTTCCCTTTCATTTACATTAATGCCTACTGtccaattattatatatatatatatatatatatatattataattataattaattttaataactaTAATACTCGGTCACAATAGTGGCTTTAATATGTATtgaaaaatttgttataataatttttttttttttagaaagttgttataataacttaaaatgaagaaatttgcAATACCttgataccattttttttttggcaatatattaattaaatcaagTTATACTAAGTTGAtttggttgtataagagattagGATAAATCTTGATGGTAAATTGATTGATCCTTTTAGATGTATAATACTGATGTGGGCGCTTATTTGAGTCATAACAAATAATATCAAAGTCAACCTAAAAATTCATGTTGCTTGAGGACACTTTAGTACAATACATGTCATGATGAGAACATCAAGAATATAATGAAAAAGATTGTGATACCTCAAATAGTGCTAACATG
The sequence above is drawn from the Quercus lobata isolate SW786 chromosome 12, ValleyOak3.0 Primary Assembly, whole genome shotgun sequence genome and encodes:
- the LOC115972471 gene encoding uncharacterized protein LOC115972471, translated to MAAEDVCEVGFEEGMLWLPSHVLDEACDTKVNMRLQQQQQHHQLHHQQQQLHHRKLPKESLPQNYKSSSRPQHRQKNGPNWAAGGPGMQAIFLESGRRSCGTGVFLPQRVETNFQSKKKPACSPVLLPSRVVQALNLNVHALGLQISPRQDAKSGTKDRDCNSDINKNGKDLQAQCCVLSQNQNSSPEIFLPKEWTY